GACCTGGCCGGCGAAGGCCACAAGTACGATTCGGCGGGCTTCATCGACGTGCTGGCGAGCTGGTGCGACAAGTACCCGATCATCACCATCGAGGACGGCATGGCCGAGCAGGACAATGCCGGCTGGAAGCTGCTGACCGAGCGCCTGGGCAGCAAGGTGCAGCTGGTCGGTGACGACAACTTCGTCACCAACCCGACGATCTTCCGCAAGGGCATCGACGACGGCATCGCCAATGCCATCCTGATCAAGGTGAACCAGATCGGCACGTTGTCCGAGACGTTGGAGACCATCGCGATGGCCAATGCCGCCAAGTATGCGGCGGTGGTTTCGCACCGTTCCGGCGAGACCGAGGACAACACCATCGCCGATATCGCGGTGGCCACCACGGCGACCCAGATCAAGACCGGTTCGCTGTGCCGCAGCGACCGTATCGCCAAGTACAACCAGCTGTTGCGCATCGAAGAGGCGCTGGGCTCGGCTGCACGCTACGCCGGACGCAGCGCTTTCCCGCGTCTGCCCGGCTGAGCCGCGCGACAACCGCGTCCATGCTGCGCTGGGTCGCCGTGCTGTTGCTGCTGTTGCTGATCGGCCTGCAGGTCATGCTGTGGTCGCATCACGGCGGCATGCCCGAGGTGAACAGCCTGCACCAGGCCGTGAAGAAGCAGGCCGACGAGGATGCACGTCTGCTCCAGCGCAACCAGTCGCTGGAAGCCGACGTGCACGACCTCAAGCACGGCAACGAAGCGATCGAGGCGCGCGCCCGTGCCGAGCTGGGCCTGATCAAGCCTGGCGAGACTTTCTACCAGGTGATACCGAAATCGGCGGCCAGCGCTGCCGTGCCGCCAGTCGACGACGGTACGGGGGGGCATTGAGCGGCGCCGGGCTATGGTGCGTCGTCCCCGCCGCGGGACGGGGCACGCGCGTCGGCGGTGACTGCCCCAAGCAGTACCTTCCGCTGGCCGGCAGGCCGATGATCCTGCATACGCTGGAACGGCTTGCCGCCTGCCGGCGCATTGCCGGCCTGCTGGTGGTGCTGGGTGCACACGACGGATTG
This window of the Dyella sp. A6 genome carries:
- the ftsB gene encoding cell division protein FtsB, giving the protein MLRWVAVLLLLLLIGLQVMLWSHHGGMPEVNSLHQAVKKQADEDARLLQRNQSLEADVHDLKHGNEAIEARARAELGLIKPGETFYQVIPKSAASAAVPPVDDGTGGH